The following coding sequences lie in one Mesotoga infera genomic window:
- a CDS encoding (2Fe-2S)-binding protein, with the protein MERIKEHPLLSFERRKLITFFFEGRELSAYSGETIAAALHANGIKVLRYSAKEERPQGLFCAIGKCSSCLMEVDGKPNVRTCITLVRPGMTVRRQHGRGEIGE; encoded by the coding sequence TTGGAAAGGATAAAGGAGCATCCGCTTCTTTCATTCGAGAGGAGAAAGCTAATTACTTTCTTTTTCGAAGGGAGAGAACTTTCAGCATACTCAGGTGAGACGATAGCTGCCGCCCTTCATGCCAACGGTATTAAGGTCTTACGTTACAGCGCGAAGGAAGAACGTCCGCAAGGATTGTTTTGCGCGATCGGCAAGTGTTCCTCGTGCCTGATGGAAGTGGACGGAAAACCTAACGTGCGTACTTGCATAACTCTCGTAAGACCCGGAATGACTGTTAGAAGACAGCATGGCAGGGGTGAGATTGGTGAGTAA